The Pseudomonas parafulva genome window below encodes:
- a CDS encoding LysR family transcriptional regulator, whose translation MDFRQLRYFVAVYEEGHVGRAAERLSLSQPALSQQIRQLEHSLDLSLFERSNKRLLPTLAAHTLYNHALPLLDGLQRAQEAMLGFKGQSLRTLAIGVLQTVRPSLVPRLLEKLRRAQPHLVVQIYELSGLEIERRLLNGSLDIGISYLPPRQPGLHGQLLYEDELQLVIPNTHPLKDFKKVSIRQAAELPLLMLGEEFQIRQIWQAQLANLGRRPQVQAEMNNMGGILDSLANTALATILPGRAKEAAEDEQALLWKPLSEPRVPLKVGLVFRDAQRQQASVELLRTVLEEETDARNGAMP comes from the coding sequence ATGGATTTTCGCCAACTGCGTTATTTCGTCGCGGTGTATGAAGAAGGCCATGTGGGCCGAGCCGCCGAGCGACTGTCGCTGTCGCAACCCGCGCTGTCGCAACAGATCCGCCAGCTCGAGCACAGCCTCGACCTGAGCTTGTTCGAACGCAGCAACAAGCGTCTGTTGCCGACTCTGGCCGCGCACACCCTCTACAACCACGCGCTGCCGCTGCTCGACGGCCTGCAACGCGCCCAGGAGGCGATGCTCGGTTTCAAGGGGCAATCGCTGCGCACCCTGGCCATTGGCGTGCTGCAGACCGTGCGCCCGAGCCTGGTGCCCCGACTGCTGGAAAAACTGCGCAGGGCGCAGCCGCATCTCGTGGTGCAGATCTATGAACTGTCGGGCCTGGAGATCGAGCGGCGGCTGCTCAACGGCAGCCTGGATATCGGCATCAGCTACCTGCCGCCGCGCCAGCCGGGGCTGCACGGTCAGTTGCTGTACGAAGATGAACTGCAACTGGTCATCCCCAACACCCACCCGTTGAAGGACTTCAAGAAAGTCTCGATCCGCCAGGCCGCCGAGCTGCCGCTGTTGATGCTGGGCGAAGAGTTCCAGATCCGCCAGATCTGGCAGGCGCAACTGGCCAATCTTGGGCGTCGGCCACAGGTTCAGGCGGAAATGAACAACATGGGCGGGATCCTCGACAGCCTGGCCAACACTGCGTTGGCGACCATTCTGCCTGGGCGGGCGAAGGAAGCGGCCGAAGACGAACAGGCGCTGCTGTGGAAGCCGCTGAGCGAGCCACGGGTGCCGCTGAAGGTCGGTTTGGTGTTTCGCGATGCACAACGTCAGCAGGCCTCGGTGGAGCTGCTGCGAACAGTGCTGGAGGAAGAAACTGACGCCCGAAATGGCGCGATGCCGTAG
- a CDS encoding GGDEF domain-containing protein, with protein MFRLSAVRPSHFLPSILLLLFGLAAAYVRDLSVFFTSLFNVLPTMVLLLGGAYCAVYRRQRELFLMVTVYIAYFLLDTQTDYYRDHGQVREDAAVVFHLVCLLLPGLYGLFGAWQERTHLAQDMLARFAVLFAVGGVALALEQSYPQALLGWLAEIRWPSLHGQWMSLIQLAYPLFFGVFVLLVVQYLRQPRPLHAAQIVGLIGIFWMLPQTFILPFTLNIMCSQVMLMIAAAVSHEAYQMAFRDELTGLPGRRALNERMQRLGRSYVIAMTDVDHFKKFNDTHGHDVGDQVLRLVASRLSKVTGGGRAYRYGGEEFALVFAGQTLEECLPHLEAVREMIANYAIQLRDQNSRPQNDTAGRQRRAGSAGNTVSVTISIGVAERLPEHRNPDEVLKSADQALYSAKAAGRNCVMQTGQTVRRGAVRTA; from the coding sequence GTGTTTCGCCTATCCGCTGTCCGCCCGAGCCACTTCCTGCCTTCGATCCTGCTGCTGCTGTTCGGGCTCGCAGCCGCGTACGTGCGCGACCTGAGCGTGTTCTTCACCTCGCTGTTCAACGTACTGCCGACCATGGTGCTGCTGCTCGGCGGCGCGTACTGTGCGGTCTACCGTCGCCAGCGCGAGCTGTTCCTGATGGTCACGGTGTACATCGCCTATTTCCTGCTCGACACCCAGACCGACTACTACCGCGACCACGGCCAGGTGCGCGAAGACGCTGCGGTGGTGTTCCATCTGGTGTGCCTGCTGCTGCCGGGGCTGTATGGCCTGTTCGGCGCCTGGCAAGAACGCACTCACCTGGCCCAGGACATGCTTGCGCGTTTTGCCGTGCTGTTCGCGGTCGGCGGCGTGGCCCTGGCCCTGGAGCAGAGCTACCCGCAGGCGTTGCTGGGCTGGCTGGCGGAAATTCGCTGGCCGTCGTTGCATGGCCAGTGGATGAGCCTGATCCAACTCGCCTACCCGCTGTTCTTCGGGGTGTTCGTGCTGCTCGTGGTGCAGTACCTGCGCCAGCCACGGCCGTTGCATGCGGCGCAGATCGTCGGCCTGATCGGCATTTTCTGGATGCTGCCGCAGACCTTCATCCTGCCCTTCACCCTGAACATCATGTGCAGCCAGGTGATGCTGATGATCGCCGCCGCGGTGTCCCATGAGGCCTATCAGATGGCATTCCGCGATGAGCTGACCGGCCTGCCGGGACGTCGAGCGCTGAACGAGCGCATGCAGCGCCTGGGGCGCAGCTATGTGATCGCCATGACCGACGTGGATCACTTCAAGAAATTCAACGACACCCACGGCCACGATGTCGGCGACCAAGTGCTGCGGCTGGTCGCCAGCCGCCTGTCGAAAGTGACCGGCGGTGGTCGTGCCTATCGTTACGGCGGTGAAGAGTTCGCGTTGGTGTTCGCTGGGCAGACCCTCGAAGAGTGCCTGCCGCACCTGGAGGCGGTACGCGAAATGATCGCCAACTACGCCATCCAGCTACGCGATCAGAACAGCCGACCGCAGAACGACACCGCCGGTCGCCAGCGGCGTGCCGGATCGGCGGGTAATACGGTGTCGGTGACCATCAGCATCGGTGTCGCCGAGCGTCTGCCGGAGCATCGAAATCCCGATGAGGTGCTCAAGTCGGCCGACCAGGCGCTCTACAGCGCCAAGGCGGCGGGGCGCAACTGCGTGATGCAGACCGGGCAGACGGTGCGGCGTGGCGCTGTACGCACGGCGTGA
- a CDS encoding acyl-CoA dehydrogenase C-terminal domain-containing protein, which yields MADYKAPLRDMRFVLNEVFNVADLWARLPGLAEVVDLDTAMAVLEEAGKVTSRSIAPLSRAADEEGCHWDNGAVRTPAGFIEAYRTYAEGGWVGVGGDPLFGGMGMPKVVSAQVEEMVNAASLSFGLYPMLTAGACLSINAHASEALKQRYLPNMYAGVWAGSMCLTEPHAGTDLGIIRTRAEPQADGSYKVSGTKIFITGGEHDLTENIIHLVLAKLPDAPPGPKGISLFLVPKFLVNEDGSLGARNPANCGSIEHKMGIQASATCVMNFDQALGYLVGEPNKGLAAMFTMMNYERLGVGIQGLASAERSYQNAVEYARDRLQSRAPTGAQAKDKVADPIIVHPDVRRMLLTMKALNEGGRAFSTYVALQLDSAKFSEDPATRKRSEELVALLTPVAKAFLTDLGLECTVHGQQVFGGHGYIREWGQEQLVRDVRITQIYEGTNGIQALDLMGRKVVASGGAYYRLFADEVRQFIDSADANVGEFTRPLSAALDQLDGLTEWVLQQAKDNPNEIGAASVEYLHAFGYVAYAYMWALMAHAAQVGEGDEAFYGAKLGTARFYFARLLPRVDSLVAAVKAGSEPLYLLDAAQF from the coding sequence ATGGCCGACTATAAAGCGCCCCTGCGCGATATGCGCTTCGTACTCAATGAAGTCTTCAATGTGGCCGATCTGTGGGCTCGGCTACCGGGCCTGGCGGAGGTCGTCGACCTCGACACCGCCATGGCTGTGCTGGAAGAAGCGGGCAAGGTCACCAGTCGCAGCATCGCTCCGCTCAGCCGCGCCGCCGACGAAGAAGGCTGCCACTGGGACAACGGTGCAGTACGCACCCCGGCAGGCTTCATCGAGGCCTATCGCACCTATGCCGAAGGAGGCTGGGTCGGCGTCGGCGGCGACCCGCTGTTCGGCGGCATGGGCATGCCCAAGGTCGTCTCCGCCCAAGTGGAGGAGATGGTCAACGCGGCGAGCCTGTCGTTCGGCCTGTATCCGATGCTCACCGCCGGGGCCTGCCTGTCCATCAACGCCCATGCCAGCGAGGCGCTCAAGCAGCGCTACCTGCCGAACATGTACGCAGGCGTCTGGGCCGGTTCCATGTGCCTCACCGAGCCTCATGCCGGCACCGACCTGGGCATCATCCGCACCCGTGCCGAGCCTCAGGCCGACGGCAGCTACAAGGTCAGCGGCACCAAGATCTTCATCACCGGCGGCGAGCACGACCTGACCGAGAACATCATTCACCTGGTGCTGGCCAAGCTGCCGGACGCTCCGCCCGGCCCCAAGGGTATCTCGCTGTTCCTGGTGCCCAAGTTCCTGGTCAACGAAGACGGCAGCCTGGGCGCGCGCAACCCGGCCAACTGCGGCTCCATCGAGCACAAGATGGGCATCCAGGCCTCGGCCACCTGCGTGATGAACTTCGACCAGGCGCTGGGTTACCTCGTCGGTGAGCCGAACAAAGGGCTGGCGGCGATGTTCACCATGATGAACTACGAACGCCTGGGCGTGGGTATCCAGGGCCTGGCGTCGGCCGAGCGCTCCTACCAGAACGCTGTGGAGTATGCCCGTGACCGTCTGCAGAGCCGCGCACCGACCGGCGCGCAGGCCAAGGACAAGGTGGCGGATCCGATCATCGTCCACCCGGACGTACGGCGCATGCTGCTGACCATGAAAGCGCTGAACGAGGGGGGACGCGCGTTCTCCACCTACGTGGCCCTGCAACTGGACAGCGCCAAGTTCAGCGAAGACCCGGCCACCCGCAAGCGCAGCGAGGAACTGGTCGCGCTGCTCACGCCTGTGGCCAAGGCTTTCCTCACCGACCTGGGGCTGGAGTGCACGGTGCATGGCCAGCAGGTGTTTGGTGGTCACGGCTACATCCGCGAGTGGGGGCAGGAGCAACTGGTGCGCGACGTGCGCATCACCCAGATCTACGAGGGTACCAACGGCATCCAGGCGCTGGACCTGATGGGGCGCAAGGTGGTGGCCAGTGGTGGCGCCTACTACCGGCTGTTCGCCGATGAGGTCCGTCAGTTCATCGATTCGGCCGACGCTAATGTCGGAGAATTCACACGTCCGTTGAGCGCGGCCCTGGATCAGCTCGACGGCCTGACCGAATGGGTGCTGCAGCAGGCCAAGGACAATCCGAACGAAATCGGCGCCGCCTCGGTCGAATACCTGCATGCCTTCGGCTATGTCGCCTACGCCTACATGTGGGCCTTGATGGCCCACGCCGCACAGGTCGGCGAGGGCGACGAGGCCTTCTACGGCGCCAAGCTCGGCACCGCACGCTTCTATTTCGCACGCCTGCTGCCCAGGGTCGATTCGCTGGTGGCGGCGGTGAAGGCGGGCAGCGAGCCGCTGTACTTGCTGGATGCGGCGCAATTCTGA
- a CDS encoding aspartate aminotransferase family protein, with amino-acid sequence MNLFKRRRPTLAVVESRQAQRGQTAAVVPNVCARAFVRGQGSWLWDDRGHACLDFDQAGAMNSLGHSPPVLVNALGAQAQALINPGHHFASAPAQALIQRLCQATGSDQAWVLDSSAQACEDALRLAREWGRRHRGGAEGIITAGRTRGTGLSQVPFNDLAALHAQVDSRTVAIMLEPLQADAGVIPASRDYLLGAEQLCRELGILLILDETLTGSGRCGALLAEQTYGVRADIVILGSGLGSGVPLAALLARGTALEAFATPIRQADNALMSAAGLAVLDTLLTPGFFDQVQDSGRHLRDGLSRVARRYSHGEVRGQGLLWALHLREAQAQALVEAALGEGLLLAAVKPDVVRFSPALDVSRGNIDDMLQRLARSFAHLQPRQQRFGEAFG; translated from the coding sequence ATGAACCTGTTCAAGCGGCGTCGCCCGACGCTCGCCGTTGTCGAGTCGCGCCAGGCGCAGCGTGGCCAAACTGCAGCGGTAGTGCCCAACGTGTGTGCCCGGGCCTTCGTACGCGGCCAGGGTTCCTGGCTGTGGGACGACCGTGGACATGCCTGCCTGGATTTCGACCAGGCGGGGGCGATGAACAGCCTGGGGCACAGCCCGCCAGTGCTGGTCAACGCGCTCGGCGCTCAGGCCCAGGCCCTGATCAATCCCGGCCATCATTTCGCCAGCGCGCCCGCGCAGGCCTTGATCCAGCGCCTGTGCCAGGCCACCGGCAGCGATCAGGCCTGGGTGCTGGACAGCAGTGCCCAGGCCTGCGAAGACGCGCTCAGGCTCGCCCGTGAGTGGGGCAGACGGCACCGCGGCGGCGCCGAAGGCATCATCACCGCCGGCCGGACCCGCGGGACGGGTTTGAGTCAGGTGCCGTTCAACGACCTGGCGGCGCTGCACGCGCAAGTCGACTCGCGCACCGTGGCCATCATGCTCGAACCGCTCCAGGCTGACGCGGGCGTGATTCCGGCGAGCCGAGACTACCTGCTCGGCGCCGAACAGCTTTGCCGCGAGCTCGGCATCCTGCTGATCCTCGACGAGACGCTGACCGGCAGCGGCCGTTGTGGAGCGTTGTTGGCCGAGCAGACGTATGGCGTGCGTGCCGATATCGTCATTCTCGGCAGTGGCCTGGGCAGCGGCGTTCCGCTAGCCGCCCTGCTGGCACGCGGCACGGCCCTCGAGGCGTTCGCCACGCCCATCAGACAGGCCGATAACGCCTTGATGAGCGCGGCCGGGCTGGCCGTGCTCGATACCCTGCTCACGCCGGGTTTTTTCGATCAGGTGCAGGACAGCGGCCGTCACCTGCGCGATGGCTTGAGCCGAGTAGCGCGGCGTTACAGCCACGGCGAGGTGCGTGGCCAGGGCTTGCTGTGGGCGCTGCACCTGCGTGAGGCCCAGGCCCAGGCACTGGTCGAGGCCGCCTTGGGCGAAGGCTTGCTGCTCGCTGCGGTGAAACCTGACGTCGTGCGCTTTTCCCCGGCACTGGATGTCAGTCGCGGCAATATCGACGACATGCTGCAGCGTCTGGCGCGATCGTTCGCCCACCTGCAGCCTCGTCAACAGCGCTTTGGTGAAGCATTCGGCTGA